From one Desmospora activa DSM 45169 genomic stretch:
- a CDS encoding cytochrome c oxidase assembly protein — translation MDVLWKQFAIAELWNGALNGLVVVVALLYLGITGRWRHRFPDSTPVPPFRKVFFLGGLLLFYLTLGSPLTWIGHELFSVHMLQQSILYLVVPPLLIRGIPAWLWRVLWQSKGWRQILRFGTRPLIALVLFNGLFSLYHIPVVFDTLMGSRFLQWGSHFVLMAAAALMWWPVLSPLPERETLTPLRKMAYIAAAGVLLTPACALIIFADHLLFASYSGGESVFHLLDPREDQQLGGVIMKIMQEIIYAGILGYVFIKWIRTEGDTYGVPDEREGYQPMGQSHRQRVD, via the coding sequence ATGGATGTGTTGTGGAAACAGTTTGCGATTGCGGAGTTGTGGAATGGAGCGCTTAACGGGTTGGTGGTCGTTGTCGCCCTTCTTTATCTAGGAATCACCGGGCGTTGGCGCCATCGTTTCCCCGATTCCACACCGGTTCCCCCTTTTCGCAAGGTGTTTTTTCTAGGCGGGTTGCTCCTATTTTATCTCACCCTGGGCAGCCCCTTGACCTGGATCGGACATGAGCTGTTTAGCGTCCATATGTTGCAGCAATCCATCCTGTATCTGGTGGTGCCGCCACTCTTGATTCGCGGGATTCCCGCTTGGCTGTGGCGAGTGCTATGGCAGAGCAAAGGATGGCGGCAGATTCTTCGTTTTGGCACCCGTCCTTTGATCGCCTTGGTACTGTTTAACGGATTGTTCTCCCTGTATCATATTCCAGTGGTTTTTGATACTTTGATGGGGTCCCGTTTTCTGCAATGGGGCAGCCATTTTGTGCTGATGGCAGCGGCGGCCTTGATGTGGTGGCCGGTGTTGTCGCCTTTGCCGGAACGGGAAACACTTACACCTCTACGGAAAATGGCGTATATCGCTGCTGCTGGTGTTTTGTTGACCCCTGCCTGCGCTTTGATCATCTTTGCCGATCATCTCCTGTTCGCTTCCTATAGCGGAGGAGAGAGCGTGTTTCACTTACTGGATCCCCGCGAAGATCAGCAACTGGGCGGCGTCATCATGAAAATCATGCAAGAGATTATCTATGCCGGTATCCTAGGCTATGTGTTTATCAAATGGATTCGCACCGAAGGGGATACCTATGGCGTGCCGGATGAGCGGGAGGGGTATCAACCGATGGGACAGAGTCACAGGCAGCGGGTGGACTGA